The Salvia splendens isolate huo1 chromosome 21, SspV2, whole genome shotgun sequence genome includes a window with the following:
- the LOC121784985 gene encoding vacuolar sorting protein 18-like isoform X2 gives METTGTNNGIRYYVMAVTPTRLYSFTGIGSLESVFASYAERAVHFMELPGEIPNSELHFFIKQRRAIHFAWLSGAGIYHGGLNFAAHYSSPNGDQNFVENKALLDYSKCSEGVMVKPTSMAVSEYHFLLLIGNKVKVVNRINQQIVEELYFDQTSDAVSRGVLALCSDASAGLFYAYDQNSIFQVSVSDEGRDMWKVYLDLKEYAAALANCRDALQRDQVYLVQAEDAFIGKDFLRAASFYAKINFALSFEEITLKFISIGEQDAVRTFLLRKLDNFSKDDKCQITMISTWVTELYLDKINRLLLEDDAISDHSSSEYQSIITEFRAFLSDCKDVLDEATTMKLLESYGRVDELVFFASLKEEHEIVVHHYIQLGEAKKALRVLQKPNVQAELQYKFAPDLIMLDAYETVESWMTKKDLNPRKLIPAMMRYSSEPHAKNETHEVIKYLEYCVHRLQNEDPGIHNLLLSLYAKQDDESSLLRFLQCKFGKGQLNGPEFFYDPKYALRLCLKEKRMRACVHIYSMMSMHEEAVALALQVDPELAMAEADKVEDDEDLRKKLWLMVAKHVIEQEKGTKRENIRKAIAFLKETDGLLKIEDILPFFPDFALIDDFKEAICSSLEDYNEQIEKLKDEMNDATHGADNIRNDISALAQRYAVVKKDEACGVCGRKILNAADDYRMARTYTSVGSMAPFYVFPCGHSFHVNCLIAHVTKCSSESQAEYILDLQKQLTLLGNEPSKEMNGGLTEEEPIASMTPGDKIRSQLDDAIASECPYCGDLMIREISLHFLEEKDESEAWDITPQNLSSQKSISLIA, from the exons ATGGAAACAACAGGCACAAATAATGGAATTAGATATTATGTGATGGCTGTTACTCCCACTCGGCTTTATTCTTTCACTGGAATAGGTTCATTGGAA TCTGTTTTTGCTAGCTACGCAGAGCGTGCAGTTCATTTCATGGAACTTCCTGGTGAAATCCCAAACAG TGAGCTGCATTTTTTCATTAAGCAGAGAAGAGCAATACATTTTGCATGGCTGTCTGGAGCTGGAATCTATCATGGTGGCCTTAATTTTGCAGCACATTATAG TTCACCAAATGGGGATCAAAACTTTGTGGAGAACAAGGCTCTCTTGGATTATTCAAAATGTAGTGAAGGTGTGATGGTTAAACCTACCTCCATGGCAGTGTCAGAATATCATTTccttcttctaattggaaacaaggTTAAG GTTGTTAATAGGATCAATCAACAGATCGTTGAGGAGCTTTATTTTGATCAAACATCTGATGCAGTTTCAAGAGGTGTTCTGGCTTTATGCAGTGACGCATCGGCCGGGCTTTTCTATGCATACGATCAGAATTCCATCTTTCAG GTATCCGTCAGTGATGAAGGTCGAGACATGTGGAAAGTGTATCTAGACTTAAAGGAATATGCTGCAGCTTTGGCAAATTGTCGTGATGCTCTCCAAAGAGATCAAGTTTATCTGGTGCAG GCAGAAGATGCTTTTATTGGAAAGGATTTTCTCAGGGCTGCTTCCTTTTATGCCAAG ATCAACTTTGCCTTGTCATTTGAAGAGATCACTTTAAAGTTCATTAGCATTGGTGAGCAG GATGCTGTAAGGACATTTTTATTGCGGAAGCTTGATAATTTTTCAAAGGATGATAAATGCCAGATAACTATGATTTCAACCTGGGTGACTGAATTGTACTTGGATAAG ATTAATCGACTACTTTTGGAAGATGATGCCATATCTGATCATTCAAGTTCAGAATATCAATCAATTATCACCGAATTTCGAGCTTTTTTGAGTGACTGCAAGGATGTATTGGATGAGGCTACTACCATGAAACTTCTAGAAAG CTATGGTAGAGTTGATGAATTGGTATTCTTTGCTAGTCTTAAAGAGGAGCATGAAATTGTGGTTCATCATTATATTCAG CTAGGTGAGGCTAAGAAAGCACTGCGAGTTCTTCAGAAACCTAACGTTCAGGCAGAGCTTCAG TACAAATTTGCGCCGGACCTTATCATGCTTGACGCATATGAAACTGTTGAATCATGGATGACTAAGAAAGACCTGAATCCAAGGAAGCTCATTCCTGCAATGATGCGATATTCAAGTGAACCTCATGCTAA GAATGAAACCCATGAAGTGATAAAATACTTGGAGTACTGTGTTCATCGTTTGCAGAATGAGGATCCTGGCATTCACAATTTATTGTTGTCTTTGTATGCCAAGCAG GATGACGAAAGCAGCCTTTTGCGCTTCCTCCAATGCAAGTTTGGGAAGGGGCAGCTAAATGGTCCCGAGTTTTTCTATGATCCAAAGTACGCTTTACGTCTTTGTCTTAAGGAAAAACGAATGCGTGCCTGTGTTCACATATACAGTATGATGTCTATGCACGAAGAAGCAGTTGCCCTTGCTCTACAG GTTGATCCGGAGCTTGCCATGGCTGAGGCTGATAAGGTTGAAGATGATGAAGACCTGAGGAAGAAACTTTGGCTTATGGTTGCTAAGCATGTCATTGAACAAGAAAAAGGAACAAAGAGAGAGAACATACGAAAGGCTATTGCATTTCTGAAGGAAACTGATGGACTTCTTAAAATAGAAGATATCTTACCTTTTTTCCCGGATTTTGCTTTGATAGATGATTTCAAG GAAGCTATCTGCTCATCGCTGGAGGATTACAATGAGCAAATTGAAAAACTCAAAGATGAGATGAATGATGCTACACATGGAGCAGACAACATAAGAAATGATATCAGTGCCCTTGCACAACGATATGCTGTCGTGAAGAAGGACGAAGCATGTGGG GTTTGTGGGAGAAAAATATTAAATGCAGCTGATGATTACCGAATGGCTAGGACCTACACTTCAGTTGGATCGATGGCTCCTTTCTATGTATTTCCTTGTGGGCATTCCTTTCATGTTAACTGCTTGATTGCACATGTGACTAAATGCTCTAGTGAATCTCAA GCCGAGTACATATTGGATTTGCAAAAGCAGCTGACTTTACTGGGTAACGAACCTAGTAAGGAAATGAATGGAGGTTTAACAGAAGAAGAGCCAATAGCAAGCATGACTCCTGGAGATAAG ATCCGGTCACAGTTGGACGATGCCATAGCAAGTGAATGCCCATATTGTGGTGATTTGATGATCCGCGAGATATCTTTGCATTTCTTAGAGGAAAAGGACGAGAGTGAAGCATGGGACATTACGCCACAGAACCTTTCATCACAGAAGAGCATCTCTTTAATTGCGTGA
- the LOC121785117 gene encoding protein MICRORCHIDIA 6-like: MSSMNLYSNNSLGELGMNAVKLEQDIRRSLQENESQKYDSICHEESNSIVRRRESENIRRLTVLSAPNSVQGVECTPIDDSGFCSTSSISPAPICRQFWRAGDYEDMLISKPPCLNRTGYLHIHPKFLHSNATSHKWAFGAVAELLDNSIDEVQNGATFVVVDKISNPRDGTTALLIQDDGGGMNPDAMRRCISFGFSDKHSKTTIGQYGNGFKTSSMRLGADVVVFSRSMWDRKLTQSVGLLSYTFLKQTGQDRIVVPMVDYEFDSHTRTWHSLHAEQHLNNNLSTLLQWSPFTTEAELLKQFDDIGSHGTKIIVYNLWHNNDGKLELDFDSDPEDICLCRDTTDNAKISSKKNPNEQHLANRLKHSLRAYLSVLYLRYPANFCIVLRGQIVEYHNVGLDLKFPQFIRYKPQNVEESVITTIGFLKEAPAVNVHGFNVYHKNRLILPFWHVVSYATNRGRGVVGILEANFIKPTHNKQDFEKTPVFEKLEARLKDMTLEYWDYHCGLIGYKVLKAPRPMTHQVTPGPKSDRGPGIYQPVVLTRDSLPSFHQNTGGGTLKRKRNEQVVEPGRVNRIGGTGLRPVDSALGRDVPQHAINPARAVQVADAAVKIIQDNQKLHAQFKEYEETDKELNLKITKLTDEIQKERREYARLLLETKMLEKVKGKGN; this comes from the exons ATGAGTTCCATGAACCTATATAGCAACAACAGTCTTGGAGAGCTTGGCATGAATGCTGTTAAATTGGAGCAAGATATCAGAAGATCTTTGCAAGAAAATGAGTCACAAAAATATGATTCAATCTGTCATGAAGAATCCAATTCAATTGTTAGAAGGAGAGAATCTGAAAATATTAGAAGATTGACTGTTTTAAGTGCTCCAAATAGTGTCCAGGGTGTTGAGTGCACTCCAATTGATGATTCAGGCTTTTGCTCGACATCATCAATATCTCCAGCCCCCATTTGTCGACAGTTCTGGAGAGCTGGAGACTATGAGGACATGCTTATTTCTAAACCACCATGTCTAA ATCGCACTGGCTATCTTCATATACACCCCAAGTTTCTTCACTCTAATGCTACGTCTCATAAGTGGGCCTTTGGTG CTGTGGCAGAACTGCTTGATAATTCGATTGATGAG GTACAAAATGGGGCCACCTTTGTTGTTGTTGATAAGATCTCTAATCCCAGGGATGGAACTACAGCTTTGTTGATTCAAG ATGATGGTGGTGGAATGAACCCTGATGCAATGCGGCGTTGCATTAGTTTTGGGTTTTCAGACAAGCATTCAAAAACTACAATTGGACAGT ATGGAAATGGGTTTAAGACCAGTTCTATGAGACTTGGGGCTGATGTTGTTGTCTTCAGCCGCTCCATGTGGGACAG GAAATTGACCCAAAGTGTAGGTCTGCTATCttatacatttttaaaacaaacAGGCCAGGATAGAATAGTTGTCCCGATG GTTGATTATGAGTTTGATTCACATACAAGAACATGGCATTCATTGCACGCTGAACAACATCTGAATAATAATCTTTCCACCCTCTTACAGTGGTCTCCATTTACGACTGAAGCTGAACTTCTGAAGCAA TTTGATGACATTGGCTCTCATGGTACCAAGATAATAGTCTACAATTTATGGCATAACAATGATGGAAAATTGGAGCTCGATTTTGATTCAGACCCAGAG GATATTTGTCTCTGTCGGGACACTACAGATAATGCCAAGATTTCCTCTAAGAAGAACCCAAATGAACAGCATCTTGCTAATCGTCTTAAGCATTCACTTCGT GCATATTTGTCTGTTTTATACTTGCGATATCCTGCGAACTTTTGCATAGTATTGCGTGGTCAAATTGTTGAGTATCATAACGTTGGATTGGATCTCAAATTTCCTCAATTCATACGGTACAAACCTCAAAATGTTGAG GAATCTGTCATCACAACAATTGGCTTCCTCAAGGAAGCTCCAGCTGTAAATGTACATGGTTTTAATGTCTACCACAAGAATAGACTGATACTG CCATTTTGGCATGTTGTAAGCTATGCTACAAACAGAGGCAGAGGAGTTGTTG GGATTTTGGAAGCAAACTTTATTAAGCCTACTCACAACAAACAGGACTTCGAGAAAACCCCAGTTTTCGAAAAGCTTGAAGCCCGTCTGAAAGACATGACACTAGAATACTG GGACTACCATTGTGGACTCATTGGCTATAAAGTTTTGAAAGCTCCTCGACCAATGACACATCAAGTGACACCTGGTCCTAAGTCAGATCGTGGACCTGGTATATATCAACCTGTGGTGCTGACTAGGGACTCCTTACCGTCCTTCCATCAAAACACAGGGG GAGGAACTCTCAAAAGGAAAAGAAACGAGCAAGTTGTGGAGCCTGGAAGGGTAAATAGGATCGGAGGCACAGGGTTGAGACCTGTTGACAGTGCTCTCGGCAGAGATGTACCACAG CATGCTATTAATCCTGCCAGAGCGGTTCAAGTTGCTGATGCTGCTGTTAAGATAATTCAAGATAACCAAAAACTCCACGCTCA ATTCAAGGAATACGAGGAGACAGACAAAGAGCTCAATCTCAAG ATTACAAAACTCACAGATGAAATACAAAAAGAGCGCCGTGAGTATGCTCGCTTGCTGCTAGAAACGAAAATGTTGGAGAAAGTGAAGGGAAAGGGCAATTAG
- the LOC121784985 gene encoding vacuolar sorting protein 18-like isoform X1, with amino-acid sequence MESSRQVFSVDLLERYAAKGRGVITCMAAGNDVIVLGTSKGWVIRHDFGVGDSFDIDLSVGRPGEQSIHRVFVDPGGSHCIATVVGGGTSDTFYTHAKWAKPRILTRLKGLLVNTVAWNRQHITEAYTKEIILGTENGQLYEVSVEEKDKKEKYIKFLFELNELPEEFTGLQMETTGTNNGIRYYVMAVTPTRLYSFTGIGSLESVFASYAERAVHFMELPGEIPNSELHFFIKQRRAIHFAWLSGAGIYHGGLNFAAHYSSPNGDQNFVENKALLDYSKCSEGVMVKPTSMAVSEYHFLLLIGNKVKVVNRINQQIVEELYFDQTSDAVSRGVLALCSDASAGLFYAYDQNSIFQVSVSDEGRDMWKVYLDLKEYAAALANCRDALQRDQVYLVQAEDAFIGKDFLRAASFYAKINFALSFEEITLKFISIGEQDAVRTFLLRKLDNFSKDDKCQITMISTWVTELYLDKINRLLLEDDAISDHSSSEYQSIITEFRAFLSDCKDVLDEATTMKLLESYGRVDELVFFASLKEEHEIVVHHYIQLGEAKKALRVLQKPNVQAELQYKFAPDLIMLDAYETVESWMTKKDLNPRKLIPAMMRYSSEPHAKNETHEVIKYLEYCVHRLQNEDPGIHNLLLSLYAKQDDESSLLRFLQCKFGKGQLNGPEFFYDPKYALRLCLKEKRMRACVHIYSMMSMHEEAVALALQVDPELAMAEADKVEDDEDLRKKLWLMVAKHVIEQEKGTKRENIRKAIAFLKETDGLLKIEDILPFFPDFALIDDFKEAICSSLEDYNEQIEKLKDEMNDATHGADNIRNDISALAQRYAVVKKDEACGVCGRKILNAADDYRMARTYTSVGSMAPFYVFPCGHSFHVNCLIAHVTKCSSESQAEYILDLQKQLTLLGNEPSKEMNGGLTEEEPIASMTPGDKIRSQLDDAIASECPYCGDLMIREISLHFLEEKDESEAWDITPQNLSSQKSISLIA; translated from the exons ATGGAGTCGTCGCGGCAGGTATTCTCGGTGGACCTACTGGAGAGGTACGCCGCCAAGGGACGGGGAGTGATTACGTGTATGGCCGCCGGAAACGACGTCATTGTGCTCGGAACCAGCAAGGGTTGGGTCATCCGCCACGATTTCGGCGTCGGGGATTCATTTG ATATTGATCTATCTGTTGGAAGACCTGGTGAGCAGTCAATCCATAGGGTTTTTGTTGATCCTGGAGGTAGCCATTGTATTGCTACTGTAGTTGGCGGTGGGACTTCTGATACATTTTATACACATGCAAAGTGGGCAAAGCCTCGTATTTTGACTAGATTGAAGGGCCTTTTGGTGAATACTGTTGCCTGGAATAGGCAGCATATTACTGAAG CTTACACGAAAGAAATCATTCTCGGTACTGAAAATGGACAGCTTTATGAAGTTTCTGTTGAGGAGAAAGACAAGAAGGAAAAGTACATCAAATTTTTGTTTGAACTAAATGAACTTCCTGAAGAATTTACAGGATTGCAG ATGGAAACAACAGGCACAAATAATGGAATTAGATATTATGTGATGGCTGTTACTCCCACTCGGCTTTATTCTTTCACTGGAATAGGTTCATTGGAA TCTGTTTTTGCTAGCTACGCAGAGCGTGCAGTTCATTTCATGGAACTTCCTGGTGAAATCCCAAACAG TGAGCTGCATTTTTTCATTAAGCAGAGAAGAGCAATACATTTTGCATGGCTGTCTGGAGCTGGAATCTATCATGGTGGCCTTAATTTTGCAGCACATTATAG TTCACCAAATGGGGATCAAAACTTTGTGGAGAACAAGGCTCTCTTGGATTATTCAAAATGTAGTGAAGGTGTGATGGTTAAACCTACCTCCATGGCAGTGTCAGAATATCATTTccttcttctaattggaaacaaggTTAAG GTTGTTAATAGGATCAATCAACAGATCGTTGAGGAGCTTTATTTTGATCAAACATCTGATGCAGTTTCAAGAGGTGTTCTGGCTTTATGCAGTGACGCATCGGCCGGGCTTTTCTATGCATACGATCAGAATTCCATCTTTCAG GTATCCGTCAGTGATGAAGGTCGAGACATGTGGAAAGTGTATCTAGACTTAAAGGAATATGCTGCAGCTTTGGCAAATTGTCGTGATGCTCTCCAAAGAGATCAAGTTTATCTGGTGCAG GCAGAAGATGCTTTTATTGGAAAGGATTTTCTCAGGGCTGCTTCCTTTTATGCCAAG ATCAACTTTGCCTTGTCATTTGAAGAGATCACTTTAAAGTTCATTAGCATTGGTGAGCAG GATGCTGTAAGGACATTTTTATTGCGGAAGCTTGATAATTTTTCAAAGGATGATAAATGCCAGATAACTATGATTTCAACCTGGGTGACTGAATTGTACTTGGATAAG ATTAATCGACTACTTTTGGAAGATGATGCCATATCTGATCATTCAAGTTCAGAATATCAATCAATTATCACCGAATTTCGAGCTTTTTTGAGTGACTGCAAGGATGTATTGGATGAGGCTACTACCATGAAACTTCTAGAAAG CTATGGTAGAGTTGATGAATTGGTATTCTTTGCTAGTCTTAAAGAGGAGCATGAAATTGTGGTTCATCATTATATTCAG CTAGGTGAGGCTAAGAAAGCACTGCGAGTTCTTCAGAAACCTAACGTTCAGGCAGAGCTTCAG TACAAATTTGCGCCGGACCTTATCATGCTTGACGCATATGAAACTGTTGAATCATGGATGACTAAGAAAGACCTGAATCCAAGGAAGCTCATTCCTGCAATGATGCGATATTCAAGTGAACCTCATGCTAA GAATGAAACCCATGAAGTGATAAAATACTTGGAGTACTGTGTTCATCGTTTGCAGAATGAGGATCCTGGCATTCACAATTTATTGTTGTCTTTGTATGCCAAGCAG GATGACGAAAGCAGCCTTTTGCGCTTCCTCCAATGCAAGTTTGGGAAGGGGCAGCTAAATGGTCCCGAGTTTTTCTATGATCCAAAGTACGCTTTACGTCTTTGTCTTAAGGAAAAACGAATGCGTGCCTGTGTTCACATATACAGTATGATGTCTATGCACGAAGAAGCAGTTGCCCTTGCTCTACAG GTTGATCCGGAGCTTGCCATGGCTGAGGCTGATAAGGTTGAAGATGATGAAGACCTGAGGAAGAAACTTTGGCTTATGGTTGCTAAGCATGTCATTGAACAAGAAAAAGGAACAAAGAGAGAGAACATACGAAAGGCTATTGCATTTCTGAAGGAAACTGATGGACTTCTTAAAATAGAAGATATCTTACCTTTTTTCCCGGATTTTGCTTTGATAGATGATTTCAAG GAAGCTATCTGCTCATCGCTGGAGGATTACAATGAGCAAATTGAAAAACTCAAAGATGAGATGAATGATGCTACACATGGAGCAGACAACATAAGAAATGATATCAGTGCCCTTGCACAACGATATGCTGTCGTGAAGAAGGACGAAGCATGTGGG GTTTGTGGGAGAAAAATATTAAATGCAGCTGATGATTACCGAATGGCTAGGACCTACACTTCAGTTGGATCGATGGCTCCTTTCTATGTATTTCCTTGTGGGCATTCCTTTCATGTTAACTGCTTGATTGCACATGTGACTAAATGCTCTAGTGAATCTCAA GCCGAGTACATATTGGATTTGCAAAAGCAGCTGACTTTACTGGGTAACGAACCTAGTAAGGAAATGAATGGAGGTTTAACAGAAGAAGAGCCAATAGCAAGCATGACTCCTGGAGATAAG ATCCGGTCACAGTTGGACGATGCCATAGCAAGTGAATGCCCATATTGTGGTGATTTGATGATCCGCGAGATATCTTTGCATTTCTTAGAGGAAAAGGACGAGAGTGAAGCATGGGACATTACGCCACAGAACCTTTCATCACAGAAGAGCATCTCTTTAATTGCGTGA
- the LOC121784585 gene encoding LRR receptor-like serine/threonine-protein kinase GSO1 translates to MTTTILQLSHLILSFTILVASLYRPGPVDATPDDDSYWLLRIKSEFIDPLGALDTWLQETSMCTWNGIACGDDKKHIISLNLSNSGLNGAISQHFSKLTFLETLDLSLNSLSSPIPQDIGNLENLKELRLFSNSINGTVPPQIALLRQLEVLRIGDNLLTGEALQNIGALSELRVLGLAYCNFNGSIPKEIGNLKKLMFLDLQQNSFDGEIPEEISGCNELRSFAALNNRFEGRIPTSMGLLLSLQILNLANNSLSGAIPPELSHLSNLKYLNLQGNELGGEIPVELNGLDQLEILDLSRNNLSGNISLLNSNLRNLEVLVLSENLFTTIPPNLCIKNSNLHQLFLADNNISGGFPEHILNCSSLNQLDLSGNSISGALPPSLDSLQSLTDLLLNNNSFTGEIPPQVGNMSNLNSLFLFGNMITGGIPPEIGKLQQLTTLYLYDNQISGPIPRQLTNCSSLADLDFFGNRFSGSIPPTIGKLKNLVNLLLRQNELSGTIPSSLGYCRKLQRLVLADNMLSGSIPPTFGFLSELFLVTLYNNSLSGTTPESLHHLKNLSIVNFSHNRLSGSIAPFSGSNSLTKLDLTNNSFSGSIPSTLSTNLVRLRLAHNSLTGGIPLHFSQLKQLQLLDLSFNNLTGELDTDLSGLTSLEHFLLSNNRLSGPIPTWLGRITKLGELDLSSNSFSANIPPEIGNCSKLLKLSLRSNMLSGSIPPEIGNLYLLNVLNLQRNNLSGRIPPTIHQCRKLYELRLSENSLSGPIPSEIGTLGELQVVLDLSFNQLSDKIPSSLGNLIKLERLNLSSNKLEGEIPPSLGKLSSLHRLNLSSNHLRGQLLSNFAGFPSNSFLNNDGLCGPPLISCSELSLKTRKRLSESQIVGIIVAIVFTSTLICLSLMYTMVRIWWNWRKVAISCSEKGGFEQKKEGEDWVYGEEIAKSSDHHFWNSNSMALVPSQSKQVSDSDTARIFQFKWSSAAAKK, encoded by the coding sequence ATGACAACAACAATACTTCAACTCTCCCATCTAATTCTTTCCTTCACAATCCTTGTTGCTTCTCTCTATCGCCCCGGTCCCGTAGATGCTACACCCGATGATGATTCGTACTGGCTCCTTCGGATAAAGTCCGAATTCATCGACCCTCTCGGAGCTCTTGACACCTGGCTGCAAGAAACCAGCATGTGTACATGGAATGGGATCGCATGTGGAGACGACAAAAAGCACATCATATCACTAAATCTCTCAAATTCTGGCCTCAATGGAGCCATCTCCCAACACTTCTCAAAACTCACTTTTCTTGAAACACTTGATTTATCTCTCAACTCCCTCTCTAGCCCTATCCCTCAGGATATAGGAAACCTCGAAAATCTGAAGGAACTGCGCCTCTTCTCGAACTCGATCAATGGCACAGTCCCTCCACAGATTGCCCTTCTGAGGCAGCTGGAAGTCCTCAGAATCGGAGACAATCTTCTCACGGGCGAAGCCCTGCAAAACATCGGTGCCTTATCCGAACTCAGAGTTCTAGGCCTTGCCTACTGCAACTTCAACGGAAGCATACCTAAAGAGATTGGAAATCTCAAGAAGCTGATGTTTCTAGACTTGCAGCAGAACAGCTTCGATGGAGAGATACCTGAGGAGATCAGTGGCTGCAACGAGCTTCGAAGCTTTGCTGCATTGAACAACAGATTTGAAGGGCGAATCCCCACCTCCATGGGCCTTCTTTTGTCACTCCAAATCTTGAACTTGGCCAACAACAGCCTGTCCGGAGCAATCCCTCCGGAGCTGAGCCATTTATCGAACTTGAAGTACTTAAACCTGCAGGGGAACGAGCTAGGAGGCGAAATCCCAGTTGAGCTCAACGGATTGGATCAGCTAGAGATTCTAGATCTATCTAGAAACAATCTCTCCGGCAACATAAGCCTCCTCAACTCCAATCTGAGGAATCTTGAAGTTCTAGTCCTGTCTGAGAATCTCTTCACCACCATCCCTCCAAATCTCTGCATCAAAAACTCAAATCTCCACCAGCTCTTCCTAGCTGACAACAACATCTCTGGTGGCTTCCCTGAGCATATCCTAAACTGCTCGTCACTCAACCAACTGGACCTTTCCGGGAACAGCATATCCGGGGCTCTCCCACCCAGCCTCGACTCACTGCAGAGTCTCACTGATCTTCTGCTCAACAACAACAGCTTCACTGGAGAAATCCCTCCTCAAGTAGGCAACATGAGCAACTTAAACTCTTTATTCCTCTTTGGCAACATGATCACCGGTGGAATCCCACCGGAAATCGGAAAACTTCAGCAGCTCACAACACTATACCTCTATGACAACCAAATTTCTGGCCCCATTCCAAGACAATTAACCAACTGTTCGAGCTTAGCAGACCTAGATTTCTTTGGAAACCGGTTTTCTGGCTCGATTCCTCCCACCATAGGAAAGCTCAAGAACCTTGTCAATCTGCTACTCAGGCAGAATGAATTATCCGGCACTATCCCATCCAGTTTAGGCTACTGCAGGAAGCTTCAACGCTTAGTCTTGGCTGATAACATGCTGTCTGGATCAATACCACCGACGTTCGGATTCCTCTCCGAGCTCTTCCTCGTCACTCTCTACAACAATTCATTATCAGGGACAACCCCAGAATCTCTCCACCACCTCAAAAACCTCAGCATTGTCAATTTTTCACATAATAGGCTCAGTGGCAGCATTGCTCCTTTTAGTGGCTCAAATTCTCTAACCAAATTAGACTTAACCAATAACAGTTTCTCAGGCAGCATTCCTTCAACATTATCCACAAACCTAGTCCGTCTCCGCCTTGCACACAACTCCCTCACCGGCGGAATTCCTCTTCACTTCAGCCAGCTAAAGCAGCTCCAGCTTCTTGATTTATCCTTCAACAACCTTACGGGGGAGCTTGACACTGATCTCTCCGGTCTCACGAGCCTCGAGCACTTTCTCCTCAGCAACAATCGTTTGTCAGGACCTATTCCGACGTGGCTAGGAAGAATAACGAAGCTAGGTGAGCTAGACCTTTCATCAAACAGTTTCAGTGCAAACATTCCACCTGAAATTGGGAATTGCTCGAAATTGCTCAAGCTTTCTCTCCGGAGCAACATGCTGTCAGGTTCAATCCCACCGGAAATCGGAAACCTATACCTTTTGAATGTCTTGAACCTCCAGAGAAACAATCTCTCCGGCAGAATCCCACCCACGATTCATCAATGCAGGAAGCTTTACGAGCTTAGGTTATCGGAAAACAGCCTCTCCGGCCCAATTCCATCGGAAATAGGCACTCTCGGAGAGCTCCAAGTCGTGCTAGACCTCAGCTTCAATCAATTATCCGACAAAATCCCTTCTTCATTGGGAAATCTGATAAAATTGGAGCGATTGAATCTCTCATCCAACAAACTAGAAGGCGAAATCCCACCTTCGTTGGGAAAATTGTCGAGTCTCCACAGACTGAATCTCTCGAGCAATCACCTTCGCGGCCAATTGCTATCAAATTTCGCAGGATTTCCATCAAATTCCTTTCTCAACAATGATGGCTTGTGCGGCCCGCCATTGATCTCTTGCTCGGAGCTGTCGCTGAAAACGAGGAAACGACTCTCGGAATCCCAAATTGTGGGGATAATTGTGGCGATTGTGTTCACATCCACGCTGATTTGCCTCTCTCTGATGTATACCATGGTGCGGATATGGTGGAATTGGCGGAAGGTGGCGATTTCCTGCTCCGAAAAGGGGGGTTTCGAGCAGAAGAAGGAAGGAGAGGATTGGGTTTATGGAGAGGAGATTGCTAAGAGCAGTGATCATCACTTTTGGAATTCAAATTCAATGGCGTTGGTTCCCTCGCAATCCAAGCAGGTTTCGGATTCAGATACAGCGCGGATTTTTCAGTTCAAATGGAGCTCAGCTGCTGCTAAGAAGTGA